From Xylanibacter oryzae DSM 17970, a single genomic window includes:
- the uvrC gene encoding excinuclease ABC subunit UvrC gives MTKEENEKRLAYLKGIVSNLPDSPGCYQYLDDTGTIIYVGKAKNLKRRVSSYFRPEVDRFKTKVLVSKIRDLKYIVVNTEEDALLLENNLIKKHNPKYNVLLKDGKTYPSICITNEYLPRIFKTRNINRKWGTFFGPYSNVSSMYAVLELIKKLHHPRTCRIPMTKEGIQKGKYEVCLEYHIKNCYAPCVGKQSYEDYQNNINEAKEILKGNTREIQKMLFDKMQKLSEELKFEEAETIKRKYILVEQYCAKSEVVSHILHNIDVFSITNDEKIAFINYLHVSNGSINQAFTFEYKKKLNETEEELLSLGIIEMRERYKSTSREIIVPFEMDLQLENVIFTVPQRGDKKTLLDLSLMNGKQYKFDRLKQTEKLNPEQKSVRLMKEIQEALKLPKIPYQIECFDNSNISGTDAVAACVVFKKMKPSKKDYRKYNIKTVSGPDDYASMKEVVRRRYTRLIEEGKPLPDLIITDGGKGQMDVVREVIKDELNLEIPIAGLAKNDKHRTNELLYGFPPMVIGLKMNSELFHFLTQIQDEVHRFAITFHRDKRSKHALKSAIDDIKGIGPKTKELLLSELKTVSNIQSTDLQTLTNIIGAAKAKIVFEYFKDKP, from the coding sequence ATGACAAAAGAAGAAAATGAGAAGAGACTGGCATATCTAAAGGGTATTGTAAGTAATTTGCCTGATTCACCTGGATGTTATCAATATTTAGATGATACAGGTACAATTATCTACGTTGGTAAGGCAAAAAATCTAAAACGTAGGGTCTCTTCTTATTTCCGACCAGAAGTAGACAGATTCAAAACAAAGGTTCTTGTAAGCAAAATAAGGGATTTAAAGTACATTGTAGTAAATACTGAAGAAGATGCTCTTCTTTTAGAGAATAATCTCATCAAAAAACACAATCCCAAATATAATGTGCTTCTCAAAGATGGTAAAACGTATCCAAGTATTTGCATCACTAACGAGTACCTACCAAGGATCTTCAAAACTAGAAATATCAATAGGAAGTGGGGTACATTCTTTGGACCTTATTCTAATGTAAGTTCCATGTATGCAGTCCTTGAACTAATAAAAAAGCTACATCATCCTCGCACTTGCAGAATACCAATGACTAAAGAAGGTATTCAGAAAGGCAAATATGAAGTATGCCTTGAATACCATATAAAGAATTGCTATGCTCCATGTGTTGGCAAGCAATCTTACGAAGACTACCAAAATAACATTAATGAGGCAAAAGAAATTCTAAAGGGAAATACAAGAGAAATTCAGAAAATGCTTTTCGATAAGATGCAGAAACTTTCTGAAGAACTTAAGTTTGAGGAAGCCGAGACTATTAAAAGGAAATATATTCTAGTAGAGCAATATTGTGCAAAGAGTGAAGTAGTAAGTCATATTCTCCACAATATTGATGTTTTTTCTATCACGAATGATGAGAAAATTGCATTTATAAATTACCTGCACGTATCTAATGGTTCAATTAATCAGGCATTTACATTCGAATATAAGAAAAAGTTGAATGAAACTGAGGAAGAGCTCCTATCGCTAGGCATAATTGAAATGAGAGAAAGATACAAGAGCACATCAAGAGAGATAATAGTACCTTTTGAAATGGATTTGCAACTCGAGAATGTGATCTTTACTGTACCACAGAGAGGTGATAAAAAGACCTTGCTAGACCTATCATTAATGAATGGAAAACAGTACAAGTTTGACCGTCTTAAACAGACCGAAAAGCTTAATCCTGAGCAAAAATCCGTTCGATTAATGAAAGAGATACAAGAAGCGCTGAAACTGCCCAAAATACCTTATCAAATAGAATGCTTTGATAATTCAAACATCAGTGGAACAGATGCTGTAGCAGCTTGTGTTGTATTCAAGAAGATGAAACCTAGCAAGAAAGACTACAGGAAGTATAATATAAAAACGGTATCCGGACCTGATGACTATGCTTCTATGAAGGAGGTTGTAAGACGGCGCTATACAAGGCTTATAGAAGAAGGAAAGCCTCTACCCGACTTAATCATTACCGATGGTGGTAAAGGCCAGATGGACGTAGTAAGAGAGGTAATAAAAGACGAATTAAATCTCGAGATACCAATTGCAGGTCTTGCTAAAAACGATAAACATAGAACAAATGAACTCCTATATGGTTTCCCACCTATGGTAATAGGACTTAAAATGAATAGTGAACTATTTCACTTTCTAACGCAAATACAAGACGAAGTGCATAGATTTGCTATAACATTCCACAGAGACAAACGCAGTAAGCACGCACTGAAATCAGCTATTGATGACATAAAGGGCATAGGTCCAAAGACAAAAGAATTGCTACTAAGCGAACTTAAAACAGTAAGCAATATACAATCTACTGATTTACAGACACTTACAAATATTATCGGCGCTGCTAAAGCTAAAATTGTATTTGAATATTTCAAAGATAAGCCATAA
- the dtd gene encoding D-aminoacyl-tRNA deacylase, producing the protein MRLVIQRVSKASVTINDKIKSAINLGYLILIGIEEADNEDDVEWLVKKVIGLRVFDDENGIMNLPINDVDGNILVISQFTLMASYKKGNRPSWIRAAKHEISIPLYEQFCSKLSKELGKKVCTGEFGADMKVELINDGPVTICMDSKNRE; encoded by the coding sequence ATGAGATTAGTAATTCAAAGGGTCAGCAAGGCATCAGTAACTATTAATGATAAGATTAAATCAGCCATTAACTTAGGTTATCTCATACTAATAGGTATAGAAGAAGCTGATAATGAAGATGATGTCGAATGGTTGGTCAAAAAAGTTATAGGCTTGAGAGTTTTTGACGATGAAAACGGTATAATGAACTTGCCTATAAATGATGTTGATGGTAACATACTGGTAATAAGCCAGTTTACACTAATGGCATCATACAAGAAAGGCAACAGACCATCGTGGATAAGAGCTGCCAAACACGAGATTTCAATCCCATTATATGAACAATTCTGTAGCAAACTTAGTAAAGAACTTGGCAAGAAGGTCTGCACAGGTGAATTTGGTGCAGACATGAAGGTAGAACTCATCAATGATGGGCCTGTGACAATTTGTATGGATTCAAAAAACAGAGAATAA
- a CDS encoding nucleotide pyrophosphohydrolase, with amino-acid sequence MTIEEAQKAVDEWIKTYGVRYFSELTNMACLTEEVGELAKVIARKYGDQSFKEGENDNLADEMADVMWVLMCIANQTGVDLTDALQKNIEKKTKRDKTRHINNPKLK; translated from the coding sequence ATGACAATAGAAGAAGCACAAAAAGCTGTAGATGAGTGGATTAAGACCTACGGCGTAAGATATTTCAGTGAACTGACCAACATGGCATGCCTCACCGAAGAGGTTGGTGAACTTGCAAAAGTGATAGCAAGAAAATATGGTGACCAAAGTTTTAAAGAAGGCGAAAACGATAACCTTGCAGACGAAATGGCTGATGTAATGTGGGTGCTTATGTGTATAGCCAACCAAACAGGAGTAGACCTAACTGATGCGCTACAGAAGAACATAGAGAAGAAGACAAAAAGAGATAAAACAAGACATATTAACAATCCAAAATTGAAATAA
- the deoC gene encoding deoxyribose-phosphate aldolase, with protein MATKKVTEEIHHHHDGAEMSKYDEALSKYNTKIEDKDVKEAIKKIIVEKVHENDNIDVKKFLMGSVELTSLHTTDSEESILAMTEKVNEFDNTYPDLPHVATICVYPCFAKIVSESLEVDGVEIACVSGSFPSSQALIEVKVAETALALKDGATEIDIVMPVGKFLSGDYEGTADEISELKEVCGEHKMKVILETGCLKTAENIKKASIIAMYAGADYIKTSTGKLEPAATPEAAYVMCQAIKEYYKKTGIQVGFKPAGGLNTVMDALIYYTIVKEVLGEKWLTNKLFRLGTSRLANLLLSEVTGEETKFF; from the coding sequence ATGGCAACAAAGAAAGTAACAGAAGAAATTCACCATCACCACGATGGAGCTGAGATGAGCAAATACGACGAAGCATTAAGCAAGTATAATACAAAAATAGAAGATAAAGATGTCAAAGAAGCAATCAAGAAGATCATAGTCGAAAAAGTTCACGAAAATGATAATATAGACGTGAAAAAATTCCTTATGGGAAGCGTTGAATTGACCTCTTTACATACTACTGATTCGGAAGAAAGTATTCTTGCAATGACAGAAAAGGTAAATGAGTTCGATAATACCTACCCTGACCTACCTCACGTAGCTACTATTTGCGTATATCCATGTTTCGCTAAGATTGTAAGCGAAAGCCTTGAAGTAGATGGAGTAGAAATAGCTTGTGTTTCAGGTAGTTTCCCATCATCACAGGCCCTTATAGAGGTAAAGGTAGCAGAGACAGCCCTAGCGCTTAAGGACGGCGCTACAGAGATTGATATTGTAATGCCTGTAGGAAAGTTTTTAAGCGGTGATTATGAAGGCACAGCTGATGAAATATCAGAGTTGAAAGAGGTTTGTGGTGAACATAAAATGAAAGTTATCCTTGAAACAGGTTGCCTAAAGACAGCCGAAAACATCAAAAAGGCCTCTATCATAGCTATGTATGCTGGTGCAGATTACATTAAAACGTCTACAGGCAAGCTTGAGCCTGCTGCTACTCCTGAAGCAGCTTATGTAATGTGTCAGGCAATAAAGGAATACTATAAAAAGACAGGTATACAGGTTGGTTTTAAGCCGGCTGGTGGCTTAAATACCGTAATGGATGCACTTATTTACTATACTATCGTGAAAGAAGTTCTAGGTGAAAAATGGCTTACAAATAAGTTGTTCAGACTTGGTACCAGCAGACTTGCTAATCTGCTTTTAAGCGAAGTAACTGGTGAAGAAACTAAGTTCTTTTAA
- a CDS encoding polyprenyl synthetase family protein, translating to MDYISLIKKPIKDDLEDFIGLFNDSLSHTDGMLSQVLEHIRKSAGKRMRPMLILLVARNYGQVSEITQHAAVGLELLHTASLVHDDVVDESGERRGQASVNATYNNKVAVLVGDFILSTALLNVSLTHKEVIVRYLANLGRTLSNGEILQLTNISNQDISETVYYQVIKQKTAALFEACAGIGALSAGASKDDVEKAKKFGQDLGIMFQIRDDIFDYFDSEDIGKPTGNDMSEGKLTLPVIYALNSTGDKHFQELAKKVKARTVNADEIGELVEFTKLNGGIEYAKKRMEDFRMQTIDYIEKEVNDGDIKEALTAYIDFVINRKK from the coding sequence ATGGACTATATTTCTCTTATAAAGAAGCCTATAAAAGATGACTTGGAAGACTTTATAGGTCTATTTAATGACTCGCTTTCTCATACTGACGGAATGTTATCTCAGGTGCTTGAGCATATTCGTAAAAGTGCAGGTAAGCGCATGCGTCCTATGCTTATACTTTTGGTAGCTCGTAATTACGGGCAGGTGTCAGAGATTACTCAACATGCTGCTGTTGGTCTTGAATTGTTGCACACGGCTAGTCTAGTGCACGATGATGTAGTAGATGAGAGTGGTGAAAGGAGAGGGCAGGCTTCTGTTAATGCTACATATAATAATAAAGTAGCTGTTCTAGTAGGGGATTTTATATTGTCCACAGCCTTGCTTAATGTGTCTTTGACGCATAAAGAGGTAATTGTGCGTTATCTTGCTAATTTGGGCAGGACTTTGTCTAATGGAGAGATTTTGCAGTTAACCAATATTTCTAATCAGGATATTTCTGAAACTGTTTATTATCAGGTAATTAAGCAGAAAACAGCTGCTCTTTTCGAGGCATGTGCCGGTATTGGTGCATTATCTGCAGGAGCTTCTAAGGATGATGTAGAAAAAGCAAAGAAATTCGGTCAGGATTTAGGTATAATGTTTCAAATCCGTGATGATATTTTTGATTATTTCGATTCTGAAGATATAGGGAAGCCTACCGGTAATGATATGTCTGAGGGTAAACTAACACTGCCAGTTATTTATGCATTGAATTCAACAGGTGATAAACATTTTCAGGAGCTTGCTAAAAAGGTCAAAGCTAGAACTGTAAATGCTGATGAAATAGGCGAGTTGGTAGAATTCACCAAGTTAAATGGTGGTATAGAATATGCAAAGAAACGTATGGAAGACTTTCGCATGCAAACGATTGACTATATAGAAAAAGAGGTTAATGATGGTGACATAAAGGAAGCATTAACTGCTTATATTGACTTTGTTATAAATAGAAAAAAATAA
- the polA gene encoding DNA polymerase I: MKKLFLLDAYALIYRSYYAFIKNPRINSKGLNTSAIMGFVNTLNEVINKEQPTHIGVAFDPSGPTFRHEAYKEYKAQREECPEDIKKSVPIIKDILKSWNIPVLQVDGYEADDVIGTLATKAGEKGITTYMLTPDKDYGQLVKENVFMYRPRYGDAGYETLGVEEVEKKYGITSPLYVIDLLGLMGDASDNIPGCPGVGEKTAVKLINEFGTIENIISSTEKLKGVLKKKIEENIEQIKFSKYLATIKTDVPIELNLDDLKKEEPNEEELKKIFDELEFKTLANKILNKPKETKKEANVQLDLFGNFTPDSEEITVNSSFETIKTVAHNYKLIDNEDDNKHLCDYLLTKHFVSLDTETTSTNPINAELVGLSFSIKENEAWYVAIPSNREDAQKIVNIFKPLYENEKIEKIGQNIKYDLEVLRNYNITLAGKMFDTMIAHYLLQPELRHNMDYMAEILLNYQTIHIEELIGPKGKNQKNMRNLNPKDIYEYAAEDADITLRLKNILEPKLKDAGADDLFYNIEMPLLPVLAEMEINGVKIDTDSLKETSKVLTERMNEIEKRIFELAGEEFNISSPKQVGDILFAKMKITDNPKKTKTGQFVTSEEVLQSLKGKSEIVATILEHRGLKKLLGTYVDNLPTLINPRTGHIHTSFNQTITSTGRLSSSDPNLQNIPVRGEDGKEIRKAFIPEDGCLFFSADYSQIELRIMAHLSSDKNMIEAFREGYDIHAATAAKIYKENINEVTRDQRTKAKRANFGIIYGITVYGLAERLDIDRSEAKQLIDGYFETFPQVKDYMEKAKKIAREHGYVETLFHRRRYLPDITSHNATVRGFAERNAINAPIQGTAADIIKVAMVRIFNRFKEENLRSKMILQVHDELNFSVYPDEKDKVENIVMEEMQGAYKMQVPLIADAGWGKNWLEAH; this comes from the coding sequence ATGAAGAAATTGTTCCTTTTAGACGCTTATGCGCTAATTTACCGATCATATTATGCCTTTATCAAAAACCCAAGAATAAACTCGAAAGGACTTAACACTTCGGCTATTATGGGATTTGTAAATACCTTAAATGAGGTAATAAATAAAGAACAACCTACTCATATAGGCGTAGCTTTCGATCCAAGTGGACCAACTTTTAGACACGAAGCCTACAAAGAATACAAAGCTCAACGTGAAGAATGTCCGGAGGACATTAAAAAATCTGTACCTATTATCAAAGACATTCTCAAATCATGGAATATCCCGGTACTTCAAGTTGATGGGTATGAAGCTGACGATGTAATAGGTACACTTGCAACTAAAGCAGGTGAAAAAGGAATAACAACATATATGCTGACTCCTGACAAGGATTATGGTCAATTGGTCAAAGAAAACGTATTCATGTACAGACCTAGATATGGAGATGCTGGATATGAAACCCTTGGCGTTGAAGAGGTAGAAAAAAAATATGGAATTACATCCCCACTCTATGTTATAGATCTTTTAGGATTAATGGGTGATGCATCAGACAATATTCCCGGATGCCCAGGCGTGGGTGAAAAGACAGCCGTAAAACTTATAAATGAATTCGGAACAATTGAAAATATTATTTCCAGCACAGAAAAACTCAAAGGTGTCCTGAAGAAAAAAATCGAAGAAAATATTGAGCAGATTAAATTCTCAAAATATCTTGCAACAATAAAAACAGATGTTCCAATAGAGCTCAATCTTGATGACTTAAAAAAAGAAGAACCAAATGAAGAGGAACTCAAAAAAATATTCGATGAACTAGAGTTTAAAACACTTGCAAACAAGATTCTTAATAAACCTAAAGAAACAAAAAAAGAAGCAAATGTTCAACTCGATCTATTTGGCAATTTCACGCCCGACAGTGAAGAGATTACAGTAAACTCAAGTTTTGAGACCATAAAAACAGTTGCGCATAACTACAAACTTATTGATAATGAGGATGATAACAAGCATCTATGTGATTATTTATTAACAAAACATTTTGTCAGTCTAGATACAGAAACAACTTCCACGAACCCAATAAATGCAGAATTGGTAGGTTTAAGCTTTTCTATAAAAGAAAATGAAGCTTGGTATGTCGCGATTCCAAGTAATCGTGAAGATGCTCAAAAAATAGTTAATATATTTAAACCACTCTATGAAAATGAAAAAATAGAGAAAATAGGGCAAAATATAAAATACGACCTGGAGGTACTTAGAAATTACAATATAACGCTTGCAGGGAAAATGTTCGATACAATGATAGCTCATTATCTTCTTCAACCTGAGCTTCGTCATAATATGGACTACATGGCAGAAATACTTCTAAACTATCAGACAATACATATAGAAGAACTGATTGGTCCAAAAGGCAAAAATCAGAAAAATATGCGCAACCTCAATCCAAAAGATATTTATGAGTATGCCGCTGAAGATGCAGATATAACATTAAGACTTAAAAACATACTTGAACCCAAACTGAAAGATGCTGGCGCTGACGACTTGTTCTACAATATTGAAATGCCACTACTTCCAGTTCTAGCTGAGATGGAAATCAATGGAGTAAAAATAGATACAGACTCTCTGAAAGAAACATCCAAGGTCTTAACAGAGAGGATGAACGAAATAGAGAAACGCATCTTTGAATTGGCCGGCGAAGAATTCAATATCTCATCACCCAAACAGGTAGGAGACATTCTATTTGCTAAAATGAAGATAACAGATAATCCCAAAAAGACAAAAACAGGACAATTCGTAACAAGTGAAGAAGTACTACAGTCACTAAAAGGTAAGAGCGAAATAGTAGCTACAATACTAGAACACAGAGGATTAAAGAAATTACTAGGCACATATGTAGACAACCTCCCTACCCTAATTAATCCTCGCACCGGACATATACATACATCGTTTAATCAGACGATAACATCAACCGGCAGACTATCTTCAAGCGATCCAAATCTTCAGAATATACCTGTTCGCGGTGAAGACGGAAAAGAAATTCGAAAAGCATTTATACCGGAAGACGGATGTCTATTTTTTTCAGCAGATTACTCACAGATAGAACTAAGAATTATGGCTCATCTGAGCAGTGATAAAAACATGATAGAAGCATTCCGTGAAGGCTACGATATACACGCAGCAACTGCTGCTAAAATATATAAGGAGAATATAAATGAAGTAACACGCGACCAGCGCACAAAGGCCAAACGAGCAAATTTTGGTATAATATATGGAATTACCGTTTACGGGTTAGCCGAACGTTTAGACATTGATCGTTCAGAAGCCAAACAATTGATAGATGGATATTTCGAGACCTTCCCACAGGTTAAAGACTACATGGAAAAAGCTAAAAAAATTGCCAGAGAGCATGGATATGTAGAAACTCTCTTTCACAGACGTAGATATCTACCAGACATTACATCTCATAATGCAACTGTAAGAGGTTTTGCAGAACGAAATGCCATTAATGCCCCTATACAGGGTACTGCTGCAGACATCATAAAAGTAGCAATGGTAAGAATTTTCAACAGATTCAAGGAAGAGAATCTTCGTTCTAAAATGATACTTCAGGTTCATGACGAACTTAATTTCTCTGTTTATCCTGACGAAAAGGATAAAGTAGAGAATATAGTAATGGAAGAAATGCAAGGAGCCTACAAAATGCAAGTGCCTCTAATAGCAGACGCAGGATGGGGCAAAAACTGGCTGGAAGCTCACTAA
- a CDS encoding transposase, protein MDISALQVAELYPNRWKVELFFKWLKQHLKIKKFWGTTENAVRIQIYSAICAYCLVAIIQHDMHLSRSTYEVLQILCISLTDKTHLSDLLESTNVQYDKDRCDLDGQLSFNF, encoded by the coding sequence ATGGATATCTCAGCGCTTCAGGTTGCAGAACTATATCCCAACCGATGGAAAGTTGAGCTATTTTTCAAGTGGCTCAAGCAGCATCTGAAGATCAAAAAGTTCTGGGGAACAACAGAGAACGCAGTGCGCATTCAGATTTATTCTGCTATATGTGCTTACTGTCTGGTTGCCATTATTCAGCATGATATGCACCTGTCAAGAAGCACATACGAGGTACTGCAAATTCTCTGCATCTCACTCACTGATAAAACCCATTTGAGTGATCTCTTAGAATCAACTAATGTTCAATATGACAAAGATCGATGTGACCTCGACGGTCAGCTTTCGTTTAATTTTTAA
- a CDS encoding IS4 family transposase, whose protein sequence is MNKEKYVFAQLIFFLNQDKFRRIVDKYQGNRYVKHFTCWNQLLCLMFGQLSNRVSLRDLIVALEAHKGKLYYLGLGKNVSKTTLAKSNQERDYHIFEKYAYFLVDEAQRKRATDIFKLGGGVYAFDSTTIDLCLSVFWWAKFRKKKAGIKVHTLYDVETQIPKFFHITEAKVYDSKAMTEIPYEPSAYYIFDRAYNDFKSLCHIHLVKAKFVVRAKKNLKYKAVKWKRRLPKNVLSDSTIELTGALSSQVLS, encoded by the coding sequence ATGAATAAGGAAAAGTACGTTTTCGCACAATTGATATTTTTCTTGAATCAAGATAAGTTTAGACGCATCGTAGACAAGTATCAAGGAAACCGATATGTGAAGCATTTCACTTGTTGGAACCAGCTACTTTGTCTGATGTTCGGTCAACTCTCCAATCGAGTAAGTCTGCGAGATTTGATAGTGGCATTGGAAGCCCACAAAGGCAAACTCTACTATCTCGGACTTGGAAAGAACGTATCGAAGACAACCTTGGCAAAATCCAACCAGGAGCGAGACTATCATATTTTTGAAAAGTATGCTTACTTTCTGGTGGATGAAGCTCAACGTAAACGTGCAACAGACATTTTTAAACTCGGCGGGGGCGTCTATGCTTTTGACTCAACTACCATAGACTTGTGTCTGAGTGTGTTCTGGTGGGCCAAGTTCAGAAAGAAGAAAGCTGGCATAAAAGTCCACACGTTGTATGACGTGGAAACTCAGATTCCAAAGTTCTTCCATATCACCGAGGCCAAAGTATACGATTCTAAAGCAATGACGGAAATTCCTTATGAACCAAGTGCTTACTACATATTTGACCGTGCCTATAACGACTTTAAAAGTCTATGCCACATTCATTTAGTAAAAGCAAAGTTTGTTGTCAGAGCCAAAAAGAACCTGAAATACAAGGCTGTCAAATGGAAGCGCAGACTTCCTAAGAATGTCCTGTCGGATTCAACTATAGAACTAACAGGGGCACTATCCTCACAAGTACTATCCTGA
- a CDS encoding DUF4329 domain-containing protein, which translates to MIIHNRKGQIGYTYTIPNIGDYSHSTSSIAPWGVRAVANIHTHGESSVWNDKKYYDNEFSGARDDKYGTPLSNQQKKLEHSFWDIGLANKDKHPSYLATPNGSLQKYNPETGKTVVVNNNMPSDVKDPTRKNKVSSSETKKYDLKDEIEWQRRIDQEAANERIIKF; encoded by the coding sequence ATGATAATACATAATAGAAAAGGTCAAATTGGCTATACATATACAATACCAAATATAGGAGATTACTCCCATTCAACGTCTAGTATTGCTCCATGGGGAGTAAGGGCTGTTGCGAATATACATACCCATGGAGAAAGTTCTGTTTGGAATGATAAGAAATATTATGATAATGAATTTTCAGGAGCAAGAGATGATAAATATGGTACTCCTCTTTCTAATCAGCAAAAAAAATTAGAGCATTCTTTTTGGGATATAGGACTAGCTAATAAGGACAAACATCCGAGTTATTTGGCAACTCCAAATGGATCTTTACAAAAATATAATCCCGAAACAGGTAAGACTGTTGTAGTTAATAATAATATGCCTAGTGACGTCAAAGATCCCACAAGAAAGAACAAAGTAAGTTCTAGCGAAACAAAAAAATATGATTTAAAAGACGAAATTGAATGGCAAAGAAGAATAGATCAAGAAGCAGCAAATGAACGAATAATTAAATTTTAA
- a CDS encoding NTF2 fold immunity protein, with protein MKKITTIIIFLVGIILGIFIKSEYDIVKSKNVIVKEDFIFKGNVKVDKDMIDARKSVDDSINYESGTDDPLNVYNSQNGTIPDAKAAVGIAKIILNYCYGEGTINKEKPFNVELVNNRVWYIYGSLPKGSFGGAAQISIQKSDGKVLGIFHGK; from the coding sequence ATGAAAAAAATAACAACTATAATAATATTTTTAGTAGGAATAATACTAGGAATATTTATCAAATCAGAATATGACATAGTGAAAAGCAAAAATGTCATAGTCAAAGAAGATTTTATCTTTAAAGGAAATGTGAAAGTAGACAAGGATATGATAGATGCACGAAAATCAGTAGATGATAGTATCAATTATGAATCAGGAACAGACGACCCTTTAAACGTATATAACAGTCAGAACGGAACTATTCCCGATGCTAAGGCAGCAGTAGGTATTGCAAAAATAATACTTAATTATTGTTACGGAGAGGGAACAATTAACAAAGAAAAACCTTTTAATGTAGAATTAGTAAATAACAGAGTCTGGTATATATATGGTTCTCTTCCAAAAGGCTCTTTTGGTGGCGCTGCTCAGATATCAATCCAGAAGTCTGATGGTAAGGTATTAGGAATATTTCATGGCAAATAA
- a CDS encoding RHS repeat-associated core domain-containing protein, giving the protein MNNPRRIQFTNGNVTEYVYSADGEKLRTIHRTAVNNITVPIGNTLPLTVANTLSADSTDYIGPFIFENNKPGKVLFSGGFCSFTDSNQPVFHYYTQDHLGNNRAVVNENGTLEQVTHYYPFGGVYGDAGLNASAQPYKYNGKELDRMHGLDWYDYGARDYDAALAQWTKMDPLCETYKGINPYAYCMNNPIKFVDIKGLAPGDFFISMDAAANDFGLTFNDNSIRGNVEYGSTIFIIHNRKGQIGYTYTIPNTGGYSHSTSSIAPWGVRTVANIHTHGESSVWNDIKYYDNEFSGARDGYDNPLSDKQKMLEHSNCLDIGQANKNKYPSYVATPNGSLQKYNPETGKTVVVNNNMPSDVKDPTRKNKVSSSETKKYDLKDEIEWQRRIDQEAANERIIKF; this is encoded by the coding sequence ATGAATAATCCAAGAAGAATACAATTTACAAACGGTAATGTTACGGAGTATGTATATTCTGCTGACGGTGAAAAGCTGCGTACAATACACCGTACGGCCGTGAACAACATTACAGTGCCTATTGGCAATACATTACCGCTAACGGTTGCCAATACTCTTTCAGCGGATAGCACGGATTACATAGGTCCTTTCATTTTTGAGAATAACAAGCCGGGCAAAGTATTATTTAGTGGCGGGTTCTGTTCATTCACGGATAGCAATCAGCCCGTATTCCATTATTATACTCAAGACCATCTGGGAAACAACCGTGCCGTAGTGAATGAGAATGGTACGCTGGAACAGGTTACGCACTACTATCCTTTTGGCGGTGTATATGGTGATGCCGGGCTTAATGCTTCTGCGCAGCCATATAAGTATAATGGAAAAGAGCTGGACAGAATGCATGGACTGGATTGGTATGACTATGGAGCTAGAGATTATGACGCAGCCTTGGCCCAATGGACTAAAATGGATCCTCTATGTGAAACGTATAAAGGAATCAATCCGTATGCATATTGTATGAATAATCCGATAAAGTTTGTAGATATAAAAGGACTTGCTCCTGGTGATTTCTTCATTTCTATGGATGCTGCAGCTAACGATTTTGGACTAACTTTCAATGATAATTCTATTAGAGGAAATGTTGAATATGGCTCAACTATTTTTATAATACATAACAGAAAAGGTCAGATTGGCTATACATATACGATACCAAATACGGGAGGATATTCCCACTCAACGTCTAGTATTGCTCCATGGGGAGTAAGGACTGTTGCGAATATACATACCCATGGAGAAAGTTCTGTTTGGAATGATATTAAATATTATGATAATGAATTTTCAGGAGCAAGAGATGGATATGATAATCCTCTTTCTGATAAACAAAAGATGTTAGAGCATTCCAATTGTTTGGATATAGGACAGGCTAATAAGAACAAATATCCGAGTTATGTGGCAACTCCAAATGGATCTTTACAAAAATATAATCCCGAAACAGGTAAGACTGTTGTAGTTAATAATAATATGCCTAGTGACGTCAAAGATCCCACAAGAAAGAACAAAGTAAGTTCTAGCGAAACAAAAAAATATGATTTAAAAGACGAAATTGAATGGCAAAGAAGAATAGATCAAGAAGCAGCAAATGAACGAATAATTAAATTTTAA